A genomic stretch from Setaria viridis chromosome 1, Setaria_viridis_v4.0, whole genome shotgun sequence includes:
- the LOC117861451 gene encoding histone-lysine N-methyltransferase ASHR3 isoform X2: MADMSLDADGDADGHRRGDSRTLEEHVGKWAARRMRAGVPARRCVLPFLTGAPKAVECRLCSRIIYAGEEVRCSVSRCQEMFHLNCVVKDTSKFTTESFRCPQHGCIICKQKMFFWRCGRCTVAAHTKCAPWPVIHLKDDRGSAICWRHPSDWLLQNENAESTSSIEEVFCRLPLPYVNKNFSDSTIRNFADAVYKPPPYTAIKRNIYLIKKKRTGVRVDTGCTDCRAYSTCKEDCECRNCRCSGLCTNKPFCKDKKIKIVKTHQCGWGAVALEPLEKGDFIVEYVGEVIDDTTCEQRLRDLEKRGDKNFYMCEISKDFTIDATFKGNVSRFLNHSCEPNCKLEKWQVSGETRVGFFASRAIKIGEPLTYEYRPVRRCKDKVPKCLFLEHQHLPPSHPLDLMCEAIATRRPHNATIGASAQHVASIGEEQNNMNSTQIMVDFGRQGLDHELDQDLHDESLNVSANDADQQAERNDERVTKRPLTRSKRGISKKHKVIAVTLTPCVEETGSVHPEFRSVQANVNESLDVSANDGDQQGQRSDEHVTERPLSASKGGIFKKHKAIVETPCSKDTGSVHPESRSARANMNEQEANQGKDYSISRCLDVLDAMDDVPDGIKILASDVFMDVMKREMFLCYAPKLRGPWLKKEVDKLQSSRLVN, translated from the exons ATGGCAGACATGTCCCTCGACGCCGACGGGGACGCCGACGGCCACCGCCGCGGAGACTCTCGGACGCTCGAGGAGCACGTGGGCAagtgggcggcgcggaggatgCGTGCCGGCGTCCCTGCCCGCCGCTGCGTCCTGCCTTTCCTCACCGGCGCGCCCAAGGCG GTCGAATGCCGTCTATGCTCCAGGATCATCTATGCTGGAGAAGAAGTAAGATGTTCAGTTAGTCGCTGTCAAGAGATGTTCCATCTGAATTGTGTTGTGAAAGATACTTCAAAATTCACCACTGAAAGCTTCAGGTGCCCTCAACAT GGTTGTATTATTTGTAAGCAAAAAATGTTCTTTTGGCGCTGTGGACGTTGTACAGTTGCAGCACATACGAAATGTGCACCTTGGCCAGTGATTCATCTAAAAGATGACCGAGGAAGTGCAATTTGCTGGAGGCATCCTTCTGATTGGCTCCTGCAAAATGAG AATGCTGAGTCTACTAGCAGCATCGAG GAAGTGTTTTGCCGGCTACCTCTTCCATATGTTAACAAAAACTTCAGTGATTCAACCATTAGAAATTTTGCTGATGCTGTTTACAAGCCACCCCCCTATACGGCCATCAAGCGCA ATATTTATTTGATCAAGAAGAAGCGCACTGGTGTTCGTGTGGATACTGGGTGCACAGACTGCAGAGCTTATTCTACTTGCAAAGAAGACTGTGAATGCAG GAATTGCCGCTGCTCAGGTCTATGTACAAACAAGCCATTCTGCAaggataaaaaaattaaaattgtgAAG ACACATCAGTGTGGATGGGGTGCTGTTGCATTGGAGCCATTGGAGAAAGGTGATTTTATAGTCGAGTATGTTGGTGAAG TCATTGATGACACGACATGTGAACAAAGGCTTCGGGATTTAGAAAAGCGTGGTGACAAAAACTTCTACATGTGTGAAATCAGCAAAGATTTCACAATAGATGCAACTTTTAAAGGAAACGTATCACGTTTTCTAAACCACAGTTGTGAACCCAACTGTAAACTAGAAAAATG GCAGGTTAGCGGTGAGACAAGAGTTGGTTTTTTCGCTTCTCGTGCCATCAAAATTGGAGAGCCCTTAACTTATGAGTACAG GCCTGTAAGGAGGTGTAAAGATAAGGTACCAAAGTGCTTGTTTCTGGAACACCAACATCTCCCGCCATCTCATCCATTGGATCTCATGTGTGAAG CTATTGCTACAAGACGCCCACACAATGCAACCATTGGTGCCAGTGCTCAACATGTTGCAAGCATTGGTGAAGAGCAAAATAATATGAATTCCACGCAAATAATGGTTGACTTTGGAAGGCAAGGTTTGGACCATGAACTTGACCAAGATCTCCATGATGAATCATTGAATGTCTCAGCTAACGATGCCGATCAACAAGCCGAAAGAAATGATGAGCGTGTAACTAAAAGACCTTTGACCAGATCAAAGAGAGGAATATCCAAGAAACACAAGGTTATAGCAGTGACGCTGACGCCTTGTGTCGAGGAGACTGGATCAGTTCATCCAGAGTTCAGAAGTGTACAAGCTAACGTGAATGAATCATTGGATGTCTCAGCTAATGATGGTGATCAACAAGgccaaagaagtgatgagcatGTAACTGAAAGACCTTTGAGTGCATCGAAGGGAGGAATATTCAAGAAACACAAGGCTATAGTAGAGACGCCTTGCAGCAAGGACACCGGGTCAGTTCATCCAGAGTCCAGAAGCGCACGAGCTAACATGAACGAACAAGAAGCAAATCAAGGAAAAGATTACTCTATATCAAGATGCCTGGATGTGCTAGATGCCATGGATGATGTGCCAGATGGGATCAAGATCCTCGCCTCTGATGTCTTCATGGATGTCATGAAGCGGGAGATGTTTCTTTGTTATGCACCAAAACTTCGTGGTCCATGGTTGAAGAAGGAAGTTGACAAGCTTCAGAGTTCACGCCTGGTTAACTAA
- the LOC117861465 gene encoding enhancer of rudimentary homolog isoform X2, protein MAGRHTIILMQPSQNRASRTFMDYNSINHALDGICGLYERKIRDINPMVPNITYDISDLYNFIDGLADISALVFDHSIQAFLPYDRQWIKQKLFQHLKKLSQR, encoded by the exons GCTGGGAGACACACCATTATTTTGATGCAGCCATCCCAAAATAGGGCATCAAGGACATTTATGGACTATAATTCAATTAATCATGCATTGGATG GAATCTGTGGGCTTTATGAAAGGAAAATTAGGGATATCAACCCAATGGTCCCAAACATAACCTATGATATCAGCGACCTTTATAACTTCATTGATGGCCTAGCTGACATAAGTGCACTAGT TTTTGATCACTCGATCCAGGCATTTCTGCCATATGATCGACAGTGGATAAAGCAAAAGTTGTTCCAACACCTGAAGAAGCTGTCTCAGCGGTAG
- the LOC117861421 gene encoding uncharacterized protein, whose amino-acid sequence MDALSKLVVRFHFNGEFINDGMKVHYVGGRDAMSYINRDKVSLAAIVGHLRDHCTVEDGALVHWLFPGKELYDGLRVLTDDKTCLQMADAIMEGEVAEIYVEAAAATDGSNDEGGQGSGFENEQAMVYVDSADEEGGHGDVEGDDQGDSDDDDVAGEDAVILISAKPDSREVAERQIKKLKEFHRSPSKKGKDAQVKKDKGKQEEEKQDEDEHSSSDSDYMRGDDSSSEADNEGVDILRKFKDFKKDLKRGHIASLDDVVLEGSTAMPAGFEGSQDDGSETAYAQSSDDADSMNDLDSDGELSRKDNSFTRFKETTGTPIFALGMLFKSKKQFKKAIIRYGLAERKVINFIKNEPKRVRAKCDWKACPWVCLLSINSRTESWQIVTFNDYHTCPPRRDNRLVTARRIAEKYEKFIMANPTWKFVSMKQTVQEEMFADVSISKLKKAKAMVMQKAFDATKGQYELLYDYQLELLRSNPGSTVIVTKEPGVEPPTFQRMYICLDALKKGFLAGCRRVVGFEGCFFKGATNGELLCAIGRDANNQMYPIAWAVVEKETNDSWGWFCDLLFKDLGVGDGTDWVFISDQKKGILKAVSYWAPQAEHRNCARHIYANWKQHFSDKEWQKKFWRCAKAPCIMLFNRARERLAGETREGAQAILNTRPQHWSRAWFRLGSNCDSVDNNLCGSFNKWIVEARFFPVITMLETIRRKVMARIHDNRTKSESWVTKICPNILKKLNVYITQSGKCHAICNGASNFEVMHFDTRFTVDLEKECLCRYWQLSGLPCPHAISCILLKTNSLDEYVASCYSVESFKNTYEHCLQPIEDMTNWPVSDRVKLKAPDYVWMPGRPKTERRDPTEAPKGTKLSRVGTVIRCTKCKQTGHNRSTCEKRNAAASSGTAGVQSAASPNAMAVVSNTQQSCTSSRKRKAPAGSSHGAPVKNVTKTSASARVSTIQGGSATGKAGAHVSASATKITRPDPKQGPMLLLPPWESAKL is encoded by the exons ATGGATGCCTTGAGCAAGCTCGTAGTGAGATTTCACTTCAACGGGGAGTTCATAAATGATGGCATGAAAGTGCATTATGTTGGTGGAAGGGATGCAATGTCATATATAAATCGTGATAAGGTATCTTTGGCAGCAATTGTTGGGCATCTGCGGGACCACTGCACGGTTGAAGATGGTGCATTGGTGCATTGGCTATTCCCAGGGAAAGAACTATATGATGGACTTCGTGTACTCACGGATGATAAGACATGTTTGCAGATGGCTGATGCTATTATGGAAGGAGAGGTGGCAGAGATCTATGTTGAGGCGGCAGCAGCAACAGATGGATCAAATGATGAAGGTGGTCAAGGAAGTGGATTTGAGAATGAGCAGGCAATGGTTTATGTAGATTCTGCTGATGAGGAAGGTGGCCATGGTGATGTAGAAGGAGATGATCAAGGTGATTCAGATGATGATGACGTAGCTGGGGAAGATGCAGTAATTTTGATATCTGCAAAACCAGACTCCAGGGAAGTTGCGGAGAGGCAGATCAAGAAGCTTAAGGAGTTTCACAGGAGCCCAAGTAAGAAAGGGAAGGATGCACAAGTGAAGAAAGataaaggaaaacaagaagaggaGAAGCAGGATGAAGATGAGCATTCTAGCTCAGATAGTGACTACATGCGTGGAGATGATTCATCTTCAGAAGCAGACAATGAGGGTGTTGATATTCTGAGGAAATTCAAGGACTTTAAGAAGGATTTGAAAAGAGGACATATTGCCTCACTTGATGATGTTGTTCTGGAAGGGTCGACTGCTATGCCAGCAGGTTTTGAAGGAAGCCAAGACGATGGTAGTGAGACTGCATATGCTCAAAGCAGTGATGATGCAGACTCAATGAATGATTTGGATAGTGATGGAGAGTTAAGTAGGAAGGACAACAGCTTTACAAGGTTCAAGGAGACTACAGGAACACCCATATTTGCTTTGGGCATGTTGTTTAAAAGCAAGAAGCAATTCAAGAAAGCCATTATCAGGTATGGTCTGGCTGAGAGGAAAGTAATCAATTTCATCAAGAATGAACCAAAAAGGGTTAGGGCAAAATGTGATTGGAAGGCTTGCCCTTGGGTCTGCCTTCTTTCAATCAACTCTAGGACTGAAAGTTGGCAGATAGTGACCTTCAATGACTACCATACATGCCCCCCTAGAAGAGATAATAGGCTTGTTACTGCAAGAAGGATAGCTGAGAAGTACGAGAAGTTTATAATGGCAAATCCAACTTGGAAATTTGTAAGCATGAAGCAGACTGTCCAAGAGGAGATGTTTGCAGATGTTTCTATCTCTAAATTGAAGAAAGCAAAGGCCATGGTCATGCAGAAAGCCTTCGATGCTACAAAAGGTCAGTACGAGTTGTTGTATGATTACCAGTTAGAGCTTCTGAGAAGTAACCCAGGGAGTACAGTCATAGTGACGAAAGAGCCAGGTGTGGAGCCACCCACCTTTCAAAGGATGTACATCTGTCTTGATGCATTGAAGAAGGGATTTCTTGCTGGTTGTAGAAGAGTAGTAGGTTTTGAGGGTTGTTTCTTTAAGGGAGCCACTAACGGGGAGTTGCTATGTGCTATAGGGAGAGATGCCAATAACCAAATGTATCCAATTGCATGGGCAGTGGTGGAAAAGGAGACAAATGATTCATGGGGTTGGTTTTGTGACCTTTTGTTCAAGGACCTAGGTGTTGGTGATGGGACTGATTGGGTCTTCATATCTGACCAAAAAAAGGGAATTCTAAAAGCAGTCAGCTATTGGGCTCCTCAAGCTGAGCATAGGAACTGCGCTAGGCACATCTATGCAAATTGGAAGCAGCACTTCAGTGACAAGGAGTGGCAGAAGAAGTTCTGGAGATGTGCCAAGGCTCCTTGCATTATGCTGTTTAACCGTGCTAGAGAAAGGCTGGCAGGTGAGACTAGAGAAGGAGCTCAAGCTATACTCAACACTCGCCCTCAACACTGGTCAAGGGCTTGGTTCAGGTTGGGGTCTAACTGTGACTCTGTAGACAACAACTTATGTGGGTCCTTCAATAAGTGGATAGTTGAGGCTCGGTTTTTTCCTGTCATCACCATGCTGGAAACCATCAGAAGGAAGGTTATGGCTAGGATTCATGACAACAGGACCAAGTCAGAGAGTTGGGTCACCAAGATCTGCCCCAATATTTTGAAGAAATTGAATGTCTACATCACTCAGTCAGGCAAGTGCCATGCAATTTGTAATGGGGCATCAAACTTTGAAGTGATGCATTTTGACACCAGGTTCACAGTTGATCTAGAGAAGGAGTGTTTATGTAGATATTGGCAGCTGTCAGGATTGCCTTGTCCTCATGCTATTTCATGCATTCTTTTGAAGACCAATAGCCTGGATGAATACGTTGCGAGTTGTTATTCAGTTGAATCATTCAAGAACACATATGAACATTGCCTTCAACCTATTGAGGATATGACCAACTGGCCGGTTTCTGATAGAGTCAAGCTCAAAGCTCCAGACTATGTCTGGATGCCTGGAAGGCCTAAGACAGAGAGAAGGGATCCAACAGAGGCACCCAAGGGcacaaagctgtcaagggttgGTACTGTCATCAGATGCACAAAGTGCAAACAGACCGGTCACAACAGATCCACATGTGAGAAAAGGAATGCAgctgcttcttctggtactgCTGGTGTTCAATCCGCTGCTAGTCCAAATGCAATGGCTGTGGTGTCCAACACTCAACAAAGTTGTACATCCTCAAGGAAAAGGAAGGCACCGGCCGGCAGCAGCCATGGAGCACCAGTTAAG AATGTGACCAAGACAAGCGCAAGTGCTAGGGTGTCAACTATTCAGGGTGGCTCAGCTACTGGGAAAGCCGGTGCTCATGTCTCCGCTAGTGCAACAAAGATCACAAGGCCTGATCCAAAGCAAGGGCCAAtgcttctactccctccgtggGAGTCAGCAAAGCTGTGA
- the LOC117861465 gene encoding enhancer of rudimentary homolog isoform X1 has translation MLCTLEVLAHVDVDLIDCSIQAGRHTIILMQPSQNRASRTFMDYNSINHALDGICGLYERKIRDINPMVPNITYDISDLYNFIDGLADISALVFDHSIQAFLPYDRQWIKQKLFQHLKKLSQR, from the exons ATGCTTTGCACTCTGGAAGTACTGGCACATGTTGATGTGGATCTGATTGATTGCTCTATACAGGCTGGGAGACACACCATTATTTTGATGCAGCCATCCCAAAATAGGGCATCAAGGACATTTATGGACTATAATTCAATTAATCATGCATTGGATG GAATCTGTGGGCTTTATGAAAGGAAAATTAGGGATATCAACCCAATGGTCCCAAACATAACCTATGATATCAGCGACCTTTATAACTTCATTGATGGCCTAGCTGACATAAGTGCACTAGT TTTTGATCACTCGATCCAGGCATTTCTGCCATATGATCGACAGTGGATAAAGCAAAAGTTGTTCCAACACCTGAAGAAGCTGTCTCAGCGGTAG
- the LOC117861451 gene encoding histone-lysine N-methyltransferase ASHR3 isoform X1 gives MADMSLDADGDADGHRRGDSRTLEEHVGKWAARRMRAGVPARRCVLPFLTGAPKAVECRLCSRIIYAGEEVRCSVSRCQEMFHLNCVVKDTSKFTTESFRCPQHGCIICKQKMFFWRCGRCTVAAHTKCAPWPVIHLKDDRGSAICWRHPSDWLLQNENAESTSSIEEVFCRLPLPYVNKNFSDSTIRNFADAVYKPPPYTAIKRNIYLIKKKRTGVRVDTGCTDCRAYSTCKEDCECRALSLSCSRNCRCSGLCTNKPFCKDKKIKIVKTHQCGWGAVALEPLEKGDFIVEYVGEVIDDTTCEQRLRDLEKRGDKNFYMCEISKDFTIDATFKGNVSRFLNHSCEPNCKLEKWQVSGETRVGFFASRAIKIGEPLTYEYRPVRRCKDKVPKCLFLEHQHLPPSHPLDLMCEAIATRRPHNATIGASAQHVASIGEEQNNMNSTQIMVDFGRQGLDHELDQDLHDESLNVSANDADQQAERNDERVTKRPLTRSKRGISKKHKVIAVTLTPCVEETGSVHPEFRSVQANVNESLDVSANDGDQQGQRSDEHVTERPLSASKGGIFKKHKAIVETPCSKDTGSVHPESRSARANMNEQEANQGKDYSISRCLDVLDAMDDVPDGIKILASDVFMDVMKREMFLCYAPKLRGPWLKKEVDKLQSSRLVN, from the exons ATGGCAGACATGTCCCTCGACGCCGACGGGGACGCCGACGGCCACCGCCGCGGAGACTCTCGGACGCTCGAGGAGCACGTGGGCAagtgggcggcgcggaggatgCGTGCCGGCGTCCCTGCCCGCCGCTGCGTCCTGCCTTTCCTCACCGGCGCGCCCAAGGCG GTCGAATGCCGTCTATGCTCCAGGATCATCTATGCTGGAGAAGAAGTAAGATGTTCAGTTAGTCGCTGTCAAGAGATGTTCCATCTGAATTGTGTTGTGAAAGATACTTCAAAATTCACCACTGAAAGCTTCAGGTGCCCTCAACAT GGTTGTATTATTTGTAAGCAAAAAATGTTCTTTTGGCGCTGTGGACGTTGTACAGTTGCAGCACATACGAAATGTGCACCTTGGCCAGTGATTCATCTAAAAGATGACCGAGGAAGTGCAATTTGCTGGAGGCATCCTTCTGATTGGCTCCTGCAAAATGAG AATGCTGAGTCTACTAGCAGCATCGAG GAAGTGTTTTGCCGGCTACCTCTTCCATATGTTAACAAAAACTTCAGTGATTCAACCATTAGAAATTTTGCTGATGCTGTTTACAAGCCACCCCCCTATACGGCCATCAAGCGCA ATATTTATTTGATCAAGAAGAAGCGCACTGGTGTTCGTGTGGATACTGGGTGCACAGACTGCAGAGCTTATTCTACTTGCAAAGAAGACTGTGAATGCAG GGCTCTTTCCCTGAGTTGTTCCAGGAATTGCCGCTGCTCAGGTCTATGTACAAACAAGCCATTCTGCAaggataaaaaaattaaaattgtgAAG ACACATCAGTGTGGATGGGGTGCTGTTGCATTGGAGCCATTGGAGAAAGGTGATTTTATAGTCGAGTATGTTGGTGAAG TCATTGATGACACGACATGTGAACAAAGGCTTCGGGATTTAGAAAAGCGTGGTGACAAAAACTTCTACATGTGTGAAATCAGCAAAGATTTCACAATAGATGCAACTTTTAAAGGAAACGTATCACGTTTTCTAAACCACAGTTGTGAACCCAACTGTAAACTAGAAAAATG GCAGGTTAGCGGTGAGACAAGAGTTGGTTTTTTCGCTTCTCGTGCCATCAAAATTGGAGAGCCCTTAACTTATGAGTACAG GCCTGTAAGGAGGTGTAAAGATAAGGTACCAAAGTGCTTGTTTCTGGAACACCAACATCTCCCGCCATCTCATCCATTGGATCTCATGTGTGAAG CTATTGCTACAAGACGCCCACACAATGCAACCATTGGTGCCAGTGCTCAACATGTTGCAAGCATTGGTGAAGAGCAAAATAATATGAATTCCACGCAAATAATGGTTGACTTTGGAAGGCAAGGTTTGGACCATGAACTTGACCAAGATCTCCATGATGAATCATTGAATGTCTCAGCTAACGATGCCGATCAACAAGCCGAAAGAAATGATGAGCGTGTAACTAAAAGACCTTTGACCAGATCAAAGAGAGGAATATCCAAGAAACACAAGGTTATAGCAGTGACGCTGACGCCTTGTGTCGAGGAGACTGGATCAGTTCATCCAGAGTTCAGAAGTGTACAAGCTAACGTGAATGAATCATTGGATGTCTCAGCTAATGATGGTGATCAACAAGgccaaagaagtgatgagcatGTAACTGAAAGACCTTTGAGTGCATCGAAGGGAGGAATATTCAAGAAACACAAGGCTATAGTAGAGACGCCTTGCAGCAAGGACACCGGGTCAGTTCATCCAGAGTCCAGAAGCGCACGAGCTAACATGAACGAACAAGAAGCAAATCAAGGAAAAGATTACTCTATATCAAGATGCCTGGATGTGCTAGATGCCATGGATGATGTGCCAGATGGGATCAAGATCCTCGCCTCTGATGTCTTCATGGATGTCATGAAGCGGGAGATGTTTCTTTGTTATGCACCAAAACTTCGTGGTCCATGGTTGAAGAAGGAAGTTGACAAGCTTCAGAGTTCACGCCTGGTTAACTAA
- the LOC117861444 gene encoding uncharacterized protein: MRALVSLFRIARRLPAPLAAARAPTPLLLRHLHGDAPPPPPPQDPPPFVSRILQSEPSLTPSAEAEPAPDPFLDEFLARFVAAFRPELAAAFPDYDRAVLDEMLRLVADAVVCRVTGADPGPDAAELSDDLWAAVWKVSASVQEAMRRDQVRADLRHYLHCDEVKEMTRFAVDVGIRGSMLREFRFKWAREKLDEVEFYRGLDDMRAKAEAAANPAPAPVRRLTALPKRKGEVKFTMYGLDMSDPKWAEVAERTAEAEAHFVPQEAKPVEGKAKKAEEQLLRVDPRRGDPVPAMEEWKEDLRPKRVDWMALLERVKARNVELYLKVAEILLAEESFEANIRDYSKLIDLHAKANHVEGAEIILGKMKEKGVAPDILTSITLVHMYSKAGNLDRAKEAFEFIRNEGFKPDLKLFSSMIKCYISHGEPGQADNLLNTMKGMDIKATREMYTDVIRAYAQQGMVAAAQNVHRAMHFAGIESTPELFTMSIEAYGRIGDPENACLVFQHMRRSGHEPDDSSIAGVVAAHMKKNQLDQALLWLLSLEKEGLKPGVKTNLVLLDWLSMLQLVPEAEQLARKIKQLGEEPIEVHVFLADMYAKSRQEEKARRSLKMLEEKKKLLKADQFERIIRGLLDGGFSEEANKYYKMMKSFGFEPSETIEVGVKASLRMRGGLRPTGRH, from the exons ATGAGAGCCCTCGTCTCCCTCTTCCGGATCGCCCGCCGGCTTCCCGCCCCTCTCGCCGCCGCTAGGGCCCCAAcaccgctcctcctccggcaCCTCCATGGcgacgccccgccgccgccgccaccccaggACCCGCCGCCCTTCGTCTCCCGCATCCTCCAATCGGAGCCGAGCCTGACCCCGAGCGCCGAGGCGGAACCGGCACCCGACCCGTTCCTCGATGAGTTCCTCGCGCGCTTCGTGGCCGCCTTCCGCCCGGAACTCGCGGCGGCCTTCCCCGACTACGACCGCGCCGTGCTCGACGAgatgctccgcctcgtcgcggACGCCGTGGTGTGCCGCGTCACTGGGGCCGACCCGGGGCCTGACGCCGCCGAGCTCAGCGACGACCTCTGGGCGGCCGTGTGGAAGGTCAGCGCCTCGGTGCAGGAGGCTATGCGCCGTGACCAGGTCCGCGCCGACCTCCGCCACTATCTCCACTGCGACGAGGTCAAGGAGATGACGCGGTTCGCCGTCGACGTCGGCATCCGCGGCTCCATGCTCCGGGAGTTCCGCTTCAAGTGGGCCCGCGAGAAGCTCGACGAGGTCGAGTTCTACCGCGGCCTCGATGACATGCGCGCCAAGGCCGAAGCCGCCGCCAACCCGGCCCCTGCGCCGGTGCGGAGGCTGACCGCTTTGCCGAAGAGGAAGGGGGAGGTGAAGTTCACGATGTACGGGTTGGACATGTCTGACCCGAAGTGGGCCGAGGTTGCGGAGCGGACGGCCGAGGCTGAGGCACATTTTGTGCCTCAGGAAGCCAAGCCTGTAGAAGGGAAAGCGAAGAAGGCCGAGGAGCAGCTGCTGCGGGTCGACCCGAGGAGAGGAGATCCGGTGCCTGCCATGGAGGAGTGGAAGGAGGATCTCCGGCCAAAGCGAGTTGACTGGATGGCGCTGCTTGAGCGGGTTAAGGCACGCAATGTTGAGTTGTACCTCAAG GTTGCTGAAATTCTGTTAGCTGAAGAATCTTTCGAGGCAAACATCCGAGATTACTCAAAGTTAATTGATCTTCATGCTAAAGCAAATCATGTGGAAGGTGCTGAGATAATACTTGGTAAAATGAAAGAGAAAGGTGTTGCACCTGATATCCTCACATCTATCACGTTAGTCCACATGTATAGCAAGGCAGGCAATCTAGATCGAGCCAAGGAGGCTTTTGAGTTTATTCGGAATGAGGGTTTCAAACCAGATCTGAAACTCTTCAGTTCGATGATTAAATGCTATATCAGTCATGGAGAACCAGGACAAGCAGATAATTTGCTAAACACTATGAAGGGCATGGATATCAAAGCCACCAGAGAAATGTACACGGATGTGATACGGGCATATGCTCAGCAAGGCATGGTGGCTGCTGCCCAGAACGTTCATAGGGCGATGCACTTTGCCGGAATTGAGTCTACGCCAGAGTTGTTCACAATGAGTATAGAAGCATATGGACGCATTGGTGATCCTGAGAATGCCTGTCTCGTGTTTCAACACATGAGGAGATCTGGACACGAACCGGATGATAGTTCTATTGCCGGTGTGGTGGCTGCGCACATGAAGAAGAACCAATTAGACCAGGCTTTGCTCTGGCTGCTGAGTTTAGAGAAGGAAGGACTTAAACCTGGTGTCAAGACGAACCTCGTGTTACTGGATTGGCTATCTATGTTGCAGCTAGTTCCGGAGGCTGAACAGCTTGCGCGGAAGATAAAACAGCTGGGAGAAGAACCCATAGAAGTCCATGTGTTCCTTGCTGATATGTATGCAAAGTCACGCCAGGAAGAGAAAGCCCGCAGATCCCTCAAGATGTTggaagagaagaagaaactATTGAAGGCTGATCAGTTCGAGAGGATTATAAGAGGCCTTCTGGACGGTGGATTCTCAGAGGAGGCCAATAAATACTACAAAATGATGAAATCATTTGGCTTTGAACCATCAGAAACAATCGAGGTTGGTGTTAAGGCCAGTTTAAGGATGAGGGGTGGGCTTCGTCCCACTGGTAGGCATTGA